Proteins found in one Pirellulales bacterium genomic segment:
- a CDS encoding c-type cytochrome, giving the protein MKFRMVGWILLSISIPIFISVGVSTARQGFSVSGFRLHQQIEEGHQIFQNRCAGCHVVDTDDRRQLKGPSLEKIGEIAASRRPPMAALSYILESVVKPDAYIVPGYSNEMPQSAAGGITKEQLRSLIAFLGSRGADVDVKTLTSLDMPDPLREKPPAGLIRLSKLENGLTLFDGKAKCATCHGLIKDDNNELNLIAPNLSDAGDVPREQLIQKLRDPTKHLVRGYETSVILLADGRSKVGRILRKDSKRLWLATIASDGHVQVEMVPMEAIEPDSEKPSIIQQSQSIMPNYSSFLSTEEIEAIAEFLSALHST; this is encoded by the coding sequence ATGAAATTCCGCATGGTGGGTTGGATCCTGCTCTCAATTTCGATACCGATCTTCATTTCCGTGGGCGTATCGACGGCCCGGCAAGGCTTCTCAGTGAGCGGATTCCGCCTGCATCAACAGATCGAAGAGGGCCATCAGATCTTTCAGAATCGATGCGCAGGATGCCATGTGGTGGACACTGATGACCGACGGCAATTAAAAGGGCCCAGTCTCGAAAAGATTGGCGAAATCGCTGCGAGCAGGCGTCCACCGATGGCCGCGTTATCTTACATTTTGGAGTCGGTCGTTAAACCGGACGCATATATTGTTCCAGGTTACAGTAACGAAATGCCTCAATCAGCTGCAGGTGGTATAACCAAAGAACAATTACGGTCACTCATTGCTTTCTTAGGTAGTCGGGGAGCGGATGTTGATGTCAAGACACTCACCTCACTGGACATGCCCGATCCACTGCGAGAGAAGCCGCCCGCGGGGTTGATCCGCCTGTCGAAGTTAGAAAACGGGTTGACACTTTTCGACGGTAAAGCGAAGTGTGCTACTTGCCATGGACTAATAAAGGATGACAATAATGAACTGAACCTCATCGCTCCCAATTTATCCGATGCGGGAGATGTGCCGCGAGAGCAACTCATTCAGAAGTTAAGAGATCCTACCAAACATTTAGTACGCGGTTACGAAACCTCTGTCATTCTGTTAGCGGACGGCCGGTCCAAGGTTGGCAGGATACTGCGGAAGGACTCCAAGCGACTGTGGCTAGCAACCATCGCTAGTGACGGGCACGTTCAAGTTGAAATGGTGCCAATGGAAGCGATTGAACCCGATTCCGAAAAGCCATCGATCATTCAGCAGTCCCAATCCATTATGCCCAACTACAGTAGCTTTCTATCAACCGAGGAGATTGAGGCAATTGCCGAATTTCTTTCTGCACTACACAGT